The Flavobacterium commune genome contains a region encoding:
- a CDS encoding sodium:solute symporter, which yields MKNLPLLDIAIIAIYLIAMVGVGIYFSRKNKSAEQYTKASGKIPGWAIGLSIYATFLSSNTFLGVPGKAFGGNWNAFVFSISMPFAAWVAAKYFVPFYRSTGEVSAYTNLEKRFGPWARTYAVVCFLLTQITRMGSVFFGISLTLQALTGFSMETIMLVTGICIVIYTVLGGIEAVIWTEVVQAILKTGGALLILYLIVSKMPGGVSKIMEIGQQNDKFSLGSFSFDFTSSTFWVVLLYGFFINLNNFGMDQNYVQRYHASSSAKEASKSIWLCVWMFVPVSLVFFVIGSCLFAYYQMTPSLIEPIKLQAAAEHFGAGASQTDIANYAKTLQPSDYGDKVMPNFMVNMIPTGLLGLIVSAILSAAMSTISSGMNASATVFSEDIYKRYSKKKVSDKQNMRLLYIGTVMFGLGGMACGIAMIGVKSILDIWWQLSGIFAGGMLGLFLLGIISKKSGNTEAMAATVIGIMVILWLSLSYLIPDGYSFLRSPLHANMVIVIGTLAIYLTGAFIAKFRSVKA from the coding sequence ATGAAAAATTTACCATTATTAGATATCGCTATAATTGCGATTTATTTGATTGCTATGGTTGGCGTGGGAATTTATTTCTCCAGAAAAAATAAGAGTGCAGAGCAATACACTAAGGCTTCGGGTAAAATTCCCGGTTGGGCCATAGGACTGTCTATTTATGCCACATTTTTAAGCAGTAATACTTTTTTGGGAGTTCCTGGTAAGGCTTTTGGAGGAAACTGGAATGCTTTTGTTTTTAGTATTTCGATGCCATTTGCAGCCTGGGTAGCGGCTAAATATTTTGTGCCATTTTACCGCAGTACCGGAGAAGTTTCGGCTTATACTAACTTAGAAAAACGTTTTGGTCCCTGGGCCAGAACCTATGCCGTTGTTTGCTTTTTGCTAACGCAAATTACCCGAATGGGATCGGTGTTTTTTGGAATTTCCCTTACGTTGCAAGCCCTGACAGGTTTTAGCATGGAAACCATCATGCTGGTTACCGGAATCTGTATTGTGATTTATACGGTTTTAGGAGGCATTGAAGCGGTAATCTGGACCGAAGTGGTTCAGGCTATATTGAAAACAGGAGGTGCTTTATTGATTTTGTATTTGATAGTTTCAAAAATGCCGGGAGGTGTTTCTAAAATAATGGAAATTGGGCAGCAAAATGATAAGTTTAGTTTAGGTAGTTTTTCGTTTGATTTTACAAGCTCTACTTTTTGGGTGGTGTTGCTGTATGGTTTTTTTATCAACCTGAATAATTTTGGGATGGATCAAAATTATGTGCAACGTTACCATGCCTCGTCTTCAGCTAAAGAGGCTTCAAAGTCAATTTGGTTGTGTGTTTGGATGTTTGTTCCTGTTTCTTTGGTGTTTTTTGTGATAGGTTCTTGTTTGTTTGCTTATTATCAAATGACTCCTTCATTGATAGAGCCCATTAAACTACAGGCAGCTGCAGAACATTTTGGAGCAGGGGCTTCTCAGACTGATATAGCCAATTATGCAAAAACATTACAACCATCCGATTATGGAGATAAGGTGATGCCTAATTTCATGGTCAATATGATTCCTACCGGTTTATTGGGGTTAATCGTTTCGGCGATACTTTCGGCGGCAATGAGTACCATCAGTTCAGGAATGAATGCTTCGGCAACGGTGTTTTCAGAAGATATTTACAAGCGATATTCGAAAAAGAAAGTCAGCGACAAACAAAATATGCGTTTGCTGTATATCGGAACGGTTATGTTTGGATTGGGCGGAATGGCCTGTGGTATCGCGATGATAGGGGTGAAGAGTATTCTGGATATCTGGTGGCAACTATCAGGGATTTTTGCAGGAGGAATGTTGGGGCTTTTCCTTTTGGGAATTATCAGTAAAAAATCAGGTAATACAGAGGCTATGGCTGCAACAGTTATAGGGATAATGGTGATTCTTTGGTTGTCACTTTCGTACTTGATTCCTGATGGATATAGTTTTTTAAGAAGTCCGCTTCATGCTAATATGGTGATAGTGATTGGAACACTTGCTATCTATTTGACGGGTGCATTTATAGCAAAATTCAGAAGCGTAAAAGCTTAA
- a CDS encoding polysaccharide deacetylase family protein gives MKKLIFLSTIGLFLMFSCQQKTTAPVETKTAVPDTKATPKEEEKLVMNNAAAILARKEVPILCYHNIKDFTDSAGEMTKTYTVKPANFAEQMKALANAGYHSILPNQLYDYLVYNKPLPEKPVMITFDDTRGEQYSIGAAEMKKYNFKGVFFVMTVSINRPNYLNKEDIKELSDSGNCIAAHTWDHHMVTKYAGDDWNTQLVKPKAKLEEIIGKPITNFAYPFGLWNAAAIPEIKKSGYKMAYILSTKRDSIDPLFTIRRMIVSGNWSTDRMMKSMETTFANKK, from the coding sequence ATGAAAAAATTGATATTCTTAAGTACAATTGGTCTTTTTTTGATGTTCAGTTGCCAACAAAAAACAACTGCTCCCGTTGAAACCAAAACTGCTGTTCCGGATACTAAAGCAACTCCAAAAGAGGAAGAAAAATTAGTAATGAACAATGCTGCGGCTATATTGGCTAGAAAAGAAGTACCTATTTTATGCTATCATAATATCAAAGATTTTACGGATTCTGCTGGTGAAATGACTAAAACCTATACGGTAAAACCGGCCAACTTTGCCGAGCAAATGAAAGCCTTGGCCAATGCCGGTTACCACAGCATTTTACCCAATCAATTGTATGATTATTTGGTCTATAACAAGCCATTGCCTGAAAAACCAGTCATGATTACCTTTGACGATACCCGAGGCGAGCAATACAGCATTGGCGCAGCCGAAATGAAAAAATACAATTTCAAAGGCGTTTTCTTTGTGATGACCGTTTCCATCAACCGACCGAATTATTTAAACAAAGAAGATATTAAAGAACTCTCTGATTCCGGAAATTGTATTGCGGCTCATACCTGGGATCATCACATGGTAACTAAATATGCCGGCGACGACTGGAACACCCAATTAGTAAAACCAAAAGCCAAACTGGAGGAAATCATTGGAAAACCGATAACTAATTTTGCTTATCCTTTTGGATTATGGAACGCAGCAGCCATTCCTGAAATTAAAAAAAGCGGTTATAAAATGGCTTATATTCTTTCGACTAAAAGAGATTCGATTGATCCTTTATTCACCATCCGACGCATGATTGTGTCCGGAAACTGGTCCACTGACCGCATGATGAAATCCATGGAAACTACTTTTGCAAATAAAAAATAG
- a CDS encoding c-type cytochrome: MLFTKINIGLSLLLLGGLYFSNPTILTDSTKEYLSIKQQQQTPLQKSMARGKDVYTDFCIQCHLATGKGNGTTFPPLDGSDWLKKKRTESIHAIKYGQKGEIVVNGKKYNGIMPPMGLSDEEVADVMNYVSNSWTNKSKKMVTNKEVALVKP, encoded by the coding sequence ATGCTATTTACTAAAATAAATATTGGCTTAAGCCTGTTACTCTTAGGTGGTTTGTATTTTTCAAATCCAACAATTTTAACCGACTCCACAAAAGAGTATTTATCTATAAAACAACAACAGCAAACGCCTTTGCAAAAAAGCATGGCTCGTGGCAAAGATGTCTATACCGATTTTTGTATCCAATGCCATTTAGCAACCGGAAAAGGAAACGGAACCACTTTTCCGCCACTGGATGGCTCTGACTGGTTGAAAAAGAAAAGAACCGAAAGCATTCATGCCATAAAATACGGTCAGAAAGGCGAAATTGTGGTAAACGGAAAAAAATACAATGGCATCATGCCGCCAATGGGTTTAAGCGATGAAGAAGTAGCCGATGTGATGAATTATGTTTCTAATTCCTGGACTAATAAAAGCAAAAAAATGGTTACTAATAAAGAAGTTGCTTTAGTAAAACCTTAA
- a CDS encoding alpha-E domain-containing protein, producing MEVNMLSRVADGMFWLNRYMERTDGMLLTLNTLYIMSFDQETNDYQGYKPLLKYYTDLPPEYIAEFQHDTNFVLKYVICDSKNLNSVRNLITKARENARGSQDKITKELWEHINSMYHYINAADLPKRLETPEAISILAKLNKDFLLYNGIFHVTMPRGLGWCFSSIGKHIERCLQTISMTQSYYAPIEYNLEGKEDLLYWRKLLLSLSGYELYLKSYSNIPHNRKVIQHVIFNPDFAHSVIFTLGLIETYLDCVFKNNNLMEARKMRNQFGRLKSYVEYTDYHHLSNYQLEEVLKNTKDQLNEFSMDFSKLFFSYT from the coding sequence ATGGAAGTAAATATGCTGAGTCGTGTAGCCGACGGAATGTTTTGGCTTAACCGATATATGGAACGAACCGATGGGATGTTACTTACCCTAAACACGCTGTACATCATGTCTTTTGACCAGGAGACTAATGATTACCAAGGATACAAACCCTTATTAAAATACTATACCGATTTGCCTCCTGAATACATTGCCGAATTTCAGCATGACACTAATTTTGTGTTGAAATATGTCATTTGCGACAGCAAAAATCTCAATTCGGTTCGAAATTTAATTACCAAAGCCAGAGAAAATGCCCGAGGTTCTCAGGATAAAATTACCAAGGAACTTTGGGAACACATCAATTCGATGTACCATTACATCAATGCTGCCGATTTACCTAAAAGGCTGGAAACACCTGAAGCTATTAGTATTTTGGCCAAACTAAATAAAGATTTTTTGCTTTACAATGGAATCTTTCATGTGACCATGCCCAGAGGTTTAGGCTGGTGTTTTTCAAGCATTGGTAAACATATCGAAAGATGTTTGCAAACCATTTCGATGACCCAATCGTACTATGCTCCCATTGAATACAATCTGGAAGGAAAAGAAGATTTATTGTATTGGCGAAAATTATTATTGTCTTTATCGGGTTACGAATTGTATTTAAAAAGTTATAGCAATATTCCGCACAATCGAAAGGTAATCCAACATGTGATTTTCAATCCTGATTTTGCTCATTCGGTGATATTTACTTTGGGACTAATCGAAACTTATTTAGACTGTGTTTTTAAAAATAATAATCTCATGGAAGCCCGCAAAATGCGCAATCAGTTTGGACGATTAAAAAGTTATGTCGAATACACCGATTACCATCATCTTAGTAACTATCAATTAGAGGAGGTATTAAAAAACACCAAAGATCAACTGAATGAATTTTCGATGGATTTCTCTAAATTATTCTTTTCATACACATAA
- a CDS encoding dihydrodipicolinate synthase family protein: MNNSKKGFIPVMLTPFNNDGSIDYKTLTALTELYLKSGVTGLFANCLSSEMFELSEAERLKLTKHVVDVVAGQVPVVATGTFEGTIQQQADFTNKIYGTGIDAVILISGLLAKETDSDAVFVDNVHQLLNLTPGVPTGFYECPVPYKRVLTAEQLGDFVNTGRVIYHKDTSLDINQIKAKLSVVKNPDFGLYDAYMVHAIESLKAGSAGLSCIQGNFFPELIVWICDNYNDASKAEELAAVQQFLESNMGVMHDVYPIVAKYTLQKRGLSISNYTRREVGNFTPIVKNAVDQLQKEYDILQNELSF; the protein is encoded by the coding sequence ATGAACAATTCAAAAAAAGGATTTATTCCGGTAATGTTAACGCCGTTTAATAATGATGGTAGCATTGATTACAAAACATTAACAGCTCTTACGGAACTTTATTTAAAGTCGGGAGTTACTGGTTTATTTGCTAATTGTTTGTCAAGCGAAATGTTTGAATTGTCAGAAGCTGAACGTCTTAAACTAACAAAACATGTAGTAGATGTTGTGGCTGGTCAGGTGCCAGTGGTAGCTACAGGAACTTTTGAAGGAACAATTCAGCAACAGGCTGATTTTACCAATAAAATTTACGGAACAGGAATTGATGCCGTGATTTTAATTTCGGGTTTATTGGCTAAAGAAACCGATTCGGATGCTGTTTTTGTTGACAATGTACATCAGTTATTGAATTTAACGCCAGGAGTTCCAACAGGATTCTACGAATGTCCGGTGCCTTATAAAAGAGTGCTGACAGCTGAGCAATTAGGAGATTTTGTCAATACAGGAAGAGTGATTTATCATAAAGATACCAGTTTAGATATCAATCAGATTAAGGCTAAATTGAGTGTGGTAAAAAATCCTGATTTTGGTTTGTATGATGCTTATATGGTACACGCCATCGAATCTTTAAAAGCAGGTTCGGCAGGATTGTCCTGTATTCAGGGGAATTTCTTTCCTGAACTGATTGTTTGGATTTGCGATAATTACAATGATGCTTCTAAGGCCGAAGAATTAGCAGCAGTGCAACAATTTTTAGAGTCTAATATGGGAGTTATGCACGATGTGTACCCTATTGTGGCTAAGTATACCTTACAAAAAAGAGGTTTGTCTATTTCTAATTACACGCGTAGGGAAGTAGGTAATTTTACTCCAATTGTAAAAAATGCAGTGGATCAACTGCAAAAAGAGTACGATATTCTCCAGAATGAGTTGTCATTCTAG
- a CDS encoding circularly permuted type 2 ATP-grasp protein → MVNLTPNLSPRGWDEMFSRDGVRDAYKQVLQTLESLNIDKLNVKQKQASDIFMNQGITFTVYSDDNQGIERIFPFDIIPRIITKNEWLEVETGISQRLKALNLFLEDIYNEQLIIKEGIIPASLIASCPHYIPEVHGIKVPHNIHVHIAGIDLIRGEKGEFYVLEDNLRCPSGVSYMLENREITKRIFPEMFRANNVSMVANYPMIFHNILISLSPRNISNPNVVLLTPGVYNSAYYEHTFLARQMGIPLVEGRDLVVNNHKVYMKTTSGLQQVDVIYRRLDDEYLDPLVFKPDSTLGVPGLISAYKMGNVALVNAVGNGVADDKAIYAYVPQMIQYYLNEEPILKNVPTYQMENPEERELVFADMENMVIKETNQSGGYGMVMGNKATEEELEAAKVAILNNPRNFIAQPIIQLSTVPCYIDGELKLRHVDLRPYALCGPNGVQIVPGGLTRVALTEGSLVVNSSQGGGSKDTWIMK, encoded by the coding sequence ATGGTAAATTTAACACCAAATTTAAGTCCAAGAGGATGGGATGAAATGTTTTCCAGGGATGGAGTAAGAGACGCTTACAAACAAGTATTACAAACATTAGAGAGTTTAAATATTGATAAGCTGAATGTGAAACAGAAACAGGCTTCGGATATTTTTATGAACCAGGGGATTACTTTTACGGTTTACAGCGATGACAACCAGGGAATCGAAAGAATATTTCCTTTTGATATTATTCCCAGAATAATTACCAAAAACGAATGGCTGGAAGTGGAAACCGGAATTAGTCAGCGCTTAAAAGCCTTAAACCTTTTTCTGGAAGACATTTACAACGAGCAATTAATTATCAAAGAAGGTATTATACCGGCTTCCTTAATTGCTTCCTGTCCGCATTATATTCCGGAAGTTCATGGAATCAAAGTACCGCACAACATTCATGTGCACATTGCCGGAATTGATTTAATCAGAGGCGAAAAAGGGGAATTCTATGTTCTGGAAGACAACCTAAGGTGTCCCAGTGGAGTGAGCTATATGCTGGAAAACAGGGAAATTACCAAAAGGATTTTCCCGGAAATGTTTCGCGCCAACAATGTAAGCATGGTGGCCAATTATCCTATGATTTTCCATAACATTTTAATTTCGCTTTCGCCAAGGAACATCTCTAATCCCAATGTAGTTTTATTGACTCCGGGAGTTTATAATTCGGCTTATTACGAGCATACTTTTTTAGCAAGGCAAATGGGAATTCCGCTGGTAGAAGGTCGTGATCTTGTGGTGAACAATCACAAAGTGTATATGAAAACCACCTCGGGCTTGCAACAGGTAGATGTTATTTATAGACGATTGGACGACGAATATTTAGATCCATTGGTATTCAAACCCGATAGTACACTGGGCGTTCCCGGATTGATAAGTGCTTATAAAATGGGGAATGTTGCTCTTGTAAACGCAGTAGGAAATGGTGTTGCCGATGACAAAGCCATTTATGCTTATGTGCCACAAATGATTCAATATTATCTCAACGAAGAACCTATTTTAAAGAACGTTCCAACCTACCAAATGGAAAATCCGGAAGAAAGAGAATTAGTCTTTGCCGACATGGAAAACATGGTGATTAAGGAAACCAACCAAAGTGGCGGTTACGGAATGGTGATGGGAAATAAAGCAACCGAAGAAGAACTGGAAGCAGCCAAAGTGGCAATTTTAAATAATCCGCGCAATTTTATTGCCCAACCTATCATTCAGTTGAGTACCGTTCCCTGCTACATTGATGGCGAGCTAAAACTACGCCATGTTGATTTGCGCCCTTATGCTTTATGTGGCCCTAACGGAGTTCAAATAGTTCCCGGCGGACTCACCCGGGTGGCACTAACCGAAGGTTCCTTAGTGGTGAATTCCTCCCAAGGCGGCGGAAGTAAGGATACCTGGATTATGAAATAA
- a CDS encoding (deoxy)nucleoside triphosphate pyrophosphohydrolase — translation MINVTCAIIFFESKILVTQRSEKMKLPLKWEFPGGKVEEDENEIECIKREIKEEINIEIDVLKRLSNSIYDYGIFKIKLIPFLANYISGDIVLSEHTDYKLLDKSELLNLDWAEADLPIVEEFLKLEL, via the coding sequence ATGATTAATGTTACATGTGCGATAATATTTTTTGAATCTAAAATATTAGTAACTCAACGCAGTGAAAAAATGAAATTGCCTTTAAAATGGGAGTTTCCAGGAGGAAAAGTTGAAGAGGATGAAAATGAAATTGAATGTATTAAAAGAGAAATTAAAGAAGAAATAAATATTGAAATTGATGTTTTGAAAAGACTTTCAAATAGTATTTATGATTATGGAATTTTTAAAATAAAGCTTATCCCTTTTTTAGCAAATTATATTTCAGGAGACATTGTTTTGAGTGAACATACAGATTATAAATTGTTAGATAAATCTGAATTATTGAATTTAGATTGGGCAGAAGCAGATTTGCCAATTGTTGAGGAATTTTTAAAACTTGAATTATGA
- a CDS encoding DEAD/DEAH box helicase, giving the protein MNQGLYEELVTKLISYKINELDKDKFQVKKTTIDKAEASQLLSQHIGKTIKHAFTLIKGEDAIETQIEISNKIILFLKEELKKEEFEDDLIETEGKILKAVFSKVDSHFTDLDLHLSEITPYTRLIHSELFTGGNSGTTLESELRKEILSSDRIDLLVSFIKWKGIRILERELREFTERGGKLRVITTTYIGATDSKAVEFLASLENTEVKVSYNTGNERLHAKAYLFERNTGFHTAYIGSSNFSRSALTDGLEWNLKVTTKEVSHIIDKFKKTFEAYWQNTDFELYDQNIHSEKLVDALKQGGFSKENTFTTAYFDIKPYSYQNEILEKLEVERTVHNRYRNLLVAATGTGKTVISAFDYKKFKSNNKSSKLLFIAHRKEILEQSLSKFRGVLKHNDFGQLWVDGIEPTNNEHVFASIQTLKNRLKGIKLSPDYYDFIIIDEAHHQKAFSYRPILDYFKPKVLLGLTATPERMDNKNILEDFCNRIAAEIRLPEAMNKGLLCPFQYFGISDSIDLKNISWANGKYLASELTNVYTTNDVRVGEIINSLNKYTNDIHDVCAIGFCVSIKHAEYMTEKFNLAKLNAKYLTSDNNKEREIIRNEFKNKKINYLFVVDIFNEGIDIPEIDTVLFLRPTESLTIFLQQLGRGLRLLEGKECLTVLDFVGNSRPEYDFESKFRALIGKTTTSVQKEIEDDFPHLPLGCSIVLEKKAKETILENIRKATSLNVTQLINKIRGFSEQTKLPLTLNNFIELNHISIETIYSKKETWSRLCQRAGIIEDFNNINEKQIYSAISNKWLSTNSASYFNFILKLAKQGFDINISDFNINEKTMLLMLHYDIWQNAGGYKSLEESIRTIGKNKILVDEIIEVLEILIDKIDFKEIDIQLPYSQPLKLHARYTRDQILVAFRMSTFEKKSSNAIGVGVAENKELNTEILFIDLIKSEEDYSPTTLYNDFAISETLFHWQSQNQTRDDKGKGLTYINHKELGKNILLFIREKSKNEFGNTMGYVFIGEGNFKENEGSKPMSIKWELNEPIPNYLWKECAKMSID; this is encoded by the coding sequence ATGAATCAAGGCTTGTATGAAGAATTAGTTACTAAGCTAATAAGTTATAAAATAAATGAGCTTGATAAAGATAAGTTTCAAGTAAAGAAAACTACAATAGATAAAGCAGAAGCCTCTCAATTGTTATCGCAGCATATTGGTAAAACTATTAAGCATGCTTTCACTTTAATTAAAGGAGAAGATGCTATTGAAACACAAATCGAAATTTCAAATAAAATCATTTTATTTCTAAAAGAAGAACTTAAAAAAGAAGAATTTGAGGATGATTTAATTGAAACAGAGGGAAAAATTTTAAAAGCCGTCTTTAGTAAAGTTGATTCTCATTTTACAGATTTAGATTTGCATTTAAGTGAGATTACTCCTTATACAAGATTAATTCATAGTGAACTTTTTACTGGCGGAAATTCAGGAACAACTTTAGAAAGTGAATTAAGAAAAGAAATATTGTCATCAGATAGAATTGATTTATTGGTTTCTTTCATTAAATGGAAAGGAATTCGAATTCTCGAACGTGAGCTTCGAGAATTTACAGAAAGAGGTGGGAAATTAAGAGTAATTACAACTACATATATTGGAGCCACAGATTCCAAAGCAGTTGAGTTTTTGGCTTCTTTAGAAAACACAGAGGTAAAAGTTTCTTATAATACAGGTAATGAAAGATTGCATGCAAAAGCTTATTTATTCGAAAGAAACACAGGCTTTCACACTGCTTACATTGGTTCGTCTAATTTTTCTCGTTCAGCATTAACAGATGGTTTAGAGTGGAACTTGAAAGTAACAACCAAAGAAGTTAGTCACATTATTGATAAATTTAAGAAAACATTTGAAGCGTATTGGCAAAATACAGATTTTGAATTATATGACCAAAATATTCACTCTGAAAAATTAGTAGATGCCCTAAAACAAGGGGGTTTTTCAAAAGAGAATACTTTTACTACAGCCTATTTTGACATAAAACCTTATTCTTATCAAAATGAAATTCTTGAAAAATTAGAAGTTGAAAGAACAGTTCATAATAGATATAGAAATCTTTTAGTTGCAGCTACTGGAACAGGAAAAACGGTAATTTCTGCATTCGATTATAAAAAATTTAAGAGTAATAACAAATCATCAAAATTACTTTTTATTGCACATAGGAAAGAGATTTTAGAGCAATCCTTATCAAAGTTTAGAGGAGTTTTAAAACATAATGATTTTGGGCAATTATGGGTGGATGGTATTGAGCCAACAAACAATGAACATGTTTTTGCTTCAATTCAGACTTTAAAAAATAGATTAAAAGGAATAAAACTTTCACCAGATTATTATGATTTCATAATTATTGACGAAGCACATCATCAGAAAGCGTTTAGCTATCGTCCTATTCTAGATTATTTTAAACCAAAAGTATTACTTGGTTTGACCGCTACACCTGAAAGAATGGATAATAAGAATATATTAGAAGATTTTTGTAATAGAATAGCAGCTGAAATTAGATTGCCTGAAGCAATGAACAAAGGTTTACTATGTCCATTTCAATATTTTGGTATTTCTGATAGTATAGATTTAAAAAATATAAGTTGGGCAAACGGAAAGTATTTAGCAAGTGAATTAACTAACGTCTATACTACAAATGACGTACGAGTTGGTGAAATAATTAACAGTTTAAATAAGTATACAAATGATATTCATGATGTTTGTGCAATTGGATTTTGCGTTTCAATCAAGCATGCAGAATATATGACCGAAAAGTTTAATCTAGCAAAATTAAATGCAAAGTATTTGACTTCAGATAATAATAAGGAAAGAGAAATTATTAGAAATGAATTTAAAAATAAAAAAATCAATTATTTATTTGTTGTTGACATTTTTAATGAAGGAATTGACATTCCTGAAATTGATACTGTCTTGTTTTTAAGACCTACAGAAAGCTTAACAATATTTCTTCAACAACTTGGAAGAGGATTACGTTTATTAGAAGGAAAAGAGTGTTTGACTGTATTGGATTTTGTTGGAAATTCAAGACCTGAATATGATTTTGAAAGTAAATTCAGAGCGTTAATTGGAAAAACTACAACTTCAGTTCAAAAAGAAATAGAAGATGATTTTCCACATTTACCATTGGGATGTTCTATTGTATTAGAGAAAAAGGCAAAAGAAACAATTTTAGAAAATATCCGAAAAGCAACATCTCTAAATGTGACTCAATTGATAAATAAAATTAGAGGCTTTAGCGAACAAACTAAATTGCCTTTAACATTAAATAATTTCATAGAGTTAAACCATATTTCAATTGAAACAATTTATTCGAAAAAAGAAACTTGGTCAAGATTGTGTCAAAGAGCTGGTATAATTGAAGATTTTAATAACATTAATGAGAAACAAATTTATTCTGCTATAAGTAATAAATGGCTCTCTACAAACTCAGCTAGTTATTTTAATTTTATTCTTAAACTAGCTAAACAAGGATTTGACATTAATATAAGTGATTTTAATATTAATGAAAAAACGATGTTGCTAATGTTGCATTATGACATTTGGCAAAATGCTGGTGGTTATAAGTCGTTAGAAGAAAGTATTAGAACTATTGGAAAGAATAAAATTTTGGTTGATGAAATTATTGAGGTATTAGAAATATTAATCGACAAAATTGATTTTAAAGAAATAGATATTCAATTGCCTTATAGCCAACCTTTGAAATTACATGCTAGATATACAAGAGATCAAATTTTAGTTGCATTCAGAATGTCAACATTTGAAAAAAAATCATCAAATGCTATAGGAGTTGGAGTAGCAGAAAATAAAGAATTAAATACAGAAATATTATTTATAGATTTAATTAAATCAGAAGAAGATTACTCGCCAACTACTTTATACAATGACTTTGCAATAAGTGAAACGTTATTCCATTGGCAGTCACAGAATCAAACTAGAGATGATAAAGGAAAAGGCTTGACTTATATAAATCATAAAGAATTGGGAAAAAATATACTTTTATTTATCAGGGAAAAATCAAAAAATGAGTTTGGAAATACAATGGGGTATGTTTTTATAGGAGAAGGAAATTTTAAAGAAAATGAAGGTTCAAAACCAATGAGTATTAAATGGGAACTTAATGAACCGATACCAAACTATCTTTGGAAAGAATGTGCTAAAATGTCAATTGACTAA
- a CDS encoding PQQ-dependent sugar dehydrogenase: MKTLSLLFFSFFIFNCEAQLKTNDAIPLQEDAKNYSLETVADGINNPWGMAFLPDGSMLVTEKSGTLYHITKGTKTEVKNVPAVYNRGQGGLMDIVLHPNYSTNGWIYITYASTEGEGEGGNTQLIRAKLENESLTQIQSLYKCGPNTTRGQHFGSRIVFDNEGYLYFSAGERGNHFVNPQDISRDNGKIYRLNDDGSIPKDNPFVGQANAKEAIYSYGHRNPQGLVKNPVTGKIWEHEHGPQGGDEINIIKKGANYGWPVVTYGIDYNNSIISNEQQKPGIENPIYYWVPSIAPSGMTFVSGDKYPDWKGHLLVGSLKFQYLELVKLDGDKIIGRQKIATDIGRLRNVTQGPDGFIYMGVEGKGILKIIPN, encoded by the coding sequence ATGAAGACTTTATCCTTATTATTTTTTTCCTTTTTCATTTTCAACTGTGAGGCGCAGTTAAAAACGAACGATGCTATTCCGCTACAGGAAGATGCAAAAAATTACAGCTTAGAAACGGTGGCTGATGGTATTAATAACCCATGGGGAATGGCTTTTCTTCCCGATGGATCGATGTTAGTGACCGAAAAATCAGGAACTTTATACCATATTACAAAAGGCACAAAAACCGAGGTTAAAAATGTTCCTGCTGTGTACAACCGTGGTCAGGGCGGTTTGATGGATATTGTTTTACATCCAAATTACAGTACTAATGGCTGGATTTACATTACTTATGCTTCTACCGAGGGCGAAGGTGAAGGCGGCAATACCCAACTCATCAGAGCCAAACTGGAAAACGAAAGCTTAACCCAAATCCAATCTTTATACAAATGCGGGCCTAATACTACCAGAGGACAGCATTTTGGTTCGCGAATTGTTTTTGACAACGAAGGTTATTTGTATTTTTCGGCAGGAGAACGCGGCAATCATTTTGTGAATCCGCAGGACATCAGCCGTGACAACGGAAAAATCTACCGCCTCAATGACGACGGCAGTATTCCAAAAGACAATCCGTTTGTGGGACAAGCCAATGCCAAAGAAGCAATTTACTCTTATGGACACCGCAATCCACAGGGATTAGTAAAAAATCCTGTTACCGGGAAAATCTGGGAACACGAACACGGCCCACAAGGCGGAGACGAAATCAACATTATCAAAAAAGGGGCTAATTACGGCTGGCCGGTAGTCACTTACGGAATTGATTACAACAACAGCATTATTAGTAATGAACAACAAAAACCGGGCATTGAAAATCCTATCTATTATTGGGTTCCATCCATTGCACCAAGCGGAATGACTTTTGTAAGCGGTGATAAATACCCGGACTGGAAAGGACATTTATTAGTAGGTTCGCTTAAATTTCAATATTTGGAATTGGTAAAATTAGACGGTGATAAAATCATTGGCCGACAAAAAATCGCAACTGACATTGGTCGTTTGCGCAATGTAACCCAAGGTCCTGATGGATTTATTTACATGGGCGTAGAAGGAAAAGGAATTCTAAAAATTATACCAAACTAA